In the genome of Treponema pedis, one region contains:
- a CDS encoding DUF6119 family protein — protein sequence MKKKTWHLTCYLIKDRVSSFKDCLRNDFGYSYYKLNNDIKYEGTIIIGESKQKQPRWVKFLKEASTSTFDKIKNQSTRAILFLKTKNRIFAFTFGYGRYLLKDELIVNDFGFRIAINAIDPKQIRSLDIAKLEELTIQSRIQTSIGAEKETFGIDILNDLLRAVTGVPKNQRFAKQIAGRDGIIINAEQSVHDLEKKARIMLHYYTSSRYKKDFDWVDNLKEERDKLLINELQKMLISDLNSKNSEKMILAPDKVIDWDDINGFCYKKKYDENALVTELHIEHFLNNIVQLNDYDEFKKEKIYVNFASNDLTIKWSVYRCLTYETDYKNSKYIFTLGHWYKIEANFVKEVIDYVKTIPLSSFAFPNCDVKTEGEYNNKFLNTKDCYVLDRMTVKCDSARTEIEPCDILTKTLQFIHVKQKHNSANLSHLFSQCRISAESLLKDEGFRKAIITKGKDKLKYDLSFIPVDNKFRASDCEIVIAIISKGRKPIEETLSFFSLLNLRQSVITLKAFNYKVSVALIEKV from the coding sequence ATGAAAAAGAAAACATGGCATCTTACTTGCTATCTAATCAAAGACAGAGTCTCATCTTTCAAAGATTGCCTCCGCAATGATTTCGGTTACAGCTATTATAAATTAAATAATGATATTAAATATGAAGGCACGATAATCATCGGTGAATCGAAACAAAAACAGCCTAGATGGGTTAAGTTTCTTAAAGAAGCTTCGACATCAACATTTGATAAAATCAAAAACCAATCAACACGGGCAATTTTATTTCTAAAGACAAAAAACAGAATATTTGCATTTACTTTTGGTTATGGAAGGTATTTGCTTAAAGATGAATTAATTGTTAATGATTTTGGATTTAGAATTGCAATTAATGCTATAGATCCGAAACAAATAAGAAGTTTAGACATTGCAAAACTTGAAGAGCTAACTATTCAATCAAGAATCCAAACAAGTATAGGGGCTGAAAAAGAAACATTTGGAATAGATATTCTTAATGATTTATTAAGAGCTGTTACTGGTGTTCCAAAGAATCAAAGGTTCGCCAAGCAAATTGCAGGACGTGATGGAATAATTATTAATGCTGAGCAATCTGTCCATGATCTTGAAAAAAAGGCGCGAATAATGCTCCATTATTATACTTCATCTAGGTATAAAAAAGACTTTGATTGGGTTGATAATCTTAAAGAAGAACGTGATAAACTATTGATCAACGAATTACAAAAAATGCTTATATCTGATTTGAATTCAAAGAATTCCGAAAAAATGATTCTTGCTCCGGATAAGGTAATAGACTGGGATGATATTAATGGGTTCTGCTATAAGAAAAAGTATGATGAGAATGCTTTGGTTACAGAACTTCATATTGAGCATTTTCTTAACAATATAGTACAATTAAATGATTATGATGAATTCAAAAAAGAAAAAATCTATGTGAATTTTGCTTCAAACGACCTAACTATCAAATGGTCTGTATATAGGTGTCTAACATATGAGACTGATTATAAAAATAGCAAGTATATTTTTACTTTAGGACATTGGTATAAAATTGAAGCTAATTTTGTTAAGGAAGTTATTGATTATGTAAAAACAATTCCATTATCTTCTTTTGCTTTCCCGAATTGTGATGTGAAAACAGAAGGAGAATATAATAATAAGTTTCTAAACACTAAAGATTGCTATGTACTTGATAGAATGACAGTTAAATGTGATTCAGCTAGAACAGAAATAGAGCCATGTGACATATTGACAAAAACATTGCAATTTATACATGTAAAGCAAAAGCATAATTCTGCTAATTTAAGTCACTTATTCTCTCAATGTAGAATATCTGCCGAGTCATTACTGAAAGATGAAGGATTTCGAAAAGCTATAATAACAAAAGGCAAAGATAAGCTAAAATACGATTTATCATTTATTCCTGTTGACAACAAATTTCGAGCTAGTGATTGTGAAATTGTAATAGCAATTATAAGCAAAGGTCGAAAACCAATTGAAGAAACACTTTCTTTCTTTTCCTTATTAAATCTAAGGCAATCTGTAATTACATTGAAAGCATTTAATTATAAAGTAAGTGTGGCACTGATAGAAAAAGTATGA
- a CDS encoding nitroreductase family protein, which yields MDVYEAINKRRTVREFLDKEVDFEAIKRILDAGNKAPTWNHNRNWSYIVLKTDEEKEYAFEYAKKIADKFDAQGYLNRPKPYPTTLAQKMYAHAMPRQFTMLKNAPYVVIPVFKSKELNGEYVSKLNPFSTIWCVIENIFLAATAEGLSCSMRIPLNEEHDIVKEKLKVPPTYMIPVFIGIGYADSNEDQLEQNVADLGKQLHFGRWK from the coding sequence ATGGATGTATACGAAGCAATCAACAAAAGACGAACTGTAAGAGAATTCTTGGATAAAGAAGTAGATTTTGAGGCGATAAAAAGAATTCTGGACGCGGGAAACAAAGCCCCGACATGGAATCATAACCGTAATTGGAGTTACATCGTCTTAAAAACGGATGAAGAAAAAGAATACGCTTTTGAATACGCCAAAAAGATAGCGGATAAATTCGATGCCCAAGGATATCTTAACCGCCCAAAACCGTATCCGACCACGCTTGCGCAGAAAATGTATGCTCATGCGATGCCGCGGCAATTTACAATGCTAAAGAATGCTCCTTATGTTGTAATCCCTGTGTTCAAGTCAAAAGAATTGAACGGTGAATATGTTTCCAAATTAAATCCGTTTTCAACAATCTGGTGTGTAATAGAAAACATATTTTTGGCAGCGACGGCAGAAGGGCTGTCATGTTCCATGAGGATTCCATTAAACGAAGAACACGATATTGTAAAAGAAAAACTGAAAGTCCCGCCGACATATATGATTCCTGTATTTATAGGAATCGGTTATGCAGATTCAAACGAAGATCAACTGGAGCAAAACGTAGCAGACCTTGGTAAACAGCTACATTTCGGCAGATGGAAATAG
- a CDS encoding radical SAM mobile pair protein B, with product MKPVVQKIKVKSVLTKSNLPVADFSMNPYVGCTHACKYCYACFMKRFTNHAENWGEFLDVKYWEPIKNPKKYEGKEFFFGSVTDPYNPQEEEFRRTRALLEELKGNDIKISIQTKSDLVLRDINLIKTFPNARVGFSINTLDEAFRADMDNAVSIERRLSAMKKLHDEGIRTTCFISPIFPGITDVKAIVERVKNQCNLVWLENLNLRGTFRPVIMDYIRQQHAELVPLYEEIYSKGNRDYWEKLDTELRAYAKESGLSYVRNDDSMNLPFDSPPLLVNFFYHEEIKKSVMKNA from the coding sequence ATGAAACCAGTCGTCCAAAAAATCAAAGTAAAATCGGTTCTCACGAAGTCAAATCTTCCTGTTGCTGATTTTTCCATGAATCCCTATGTCGGCTGCACTCATGCCTGTAAGTATTGCTACGCCTGTTTTATGAAACGGTTTACCAATCATGCTGAAAATTGGGGTGAGTTTTTAGACGTAAAATACTGGGAGCCGATAAAAAATCCGAAAAAATATGAGGGCAAGGAATTCTTTTTTGGTTCGGTTACAGACCCTTACAATCCGCAGGAAGAAGAGTTTCGCCGCACCCGCGCACTGCTTGAAGAATTAAAAGGGAACGACATAAAGATCAGCATACAGACAAAAAGCGACCTTGTTTTGCGTGATATTAATTTAATCAAAACGTTTCCGAATGCGCGGGTCGGTTTTTCAATCAATACGTTGGACGAGGCTTTCCGCGCGGATATGGATAATGCCGTAAGTATTGAGCGCAGACTTTCCGCTATGAAAAAACTTCACGATGAAGGAATCCGCACAACCTGCTTTATCTCACCGATTTTTCCCGGAATCACCGACGTAAAAGCAATCGTGGAACGAGTAAAAAATCAATGCAATCTCGTTTGGCTTGAAAATTTGAACTTGAGGGGAACGTTCCGTCCGGTAATTATGGACTATATACGGCAACAGCACGCAGAGCTTGTTCCGCTTTACGAAGAAATTTATTCAAAAGGTAATCGCGATTATTGGGAAAAGCTTGATACGGAACTCCGCGCGTACGCAAAGGAAAGCGGGCTGTCGTATGTCAGAAATGACGACAGCATGAATCTTCCGTTTGATTCTCCGCCTCTTTTGGTGAATTTCTTTTACCACGAAGAAATTAAAAAGTCAGTGATGAAAAACGCATAA